TGAAATGATTAAAGTTATTTCTAGCAATTGATAAGGAACAAGCATACATTAGCATTTCTGTATTTATTTCGAAAAAGATTACATTCAATAGATCATTTAATTAGCCACAACCACAATCCAACAAGTGTCACATTTCAATTCAAGTCAAGCATATAGGAATTTATTTAgataaaaagctaaataaagAGGGAGGTGGGACCATGCCATTCTAAACAAAAGCACTCAATTAAAGTTATGCAATCTGTTTCTGAAGCGCCAATTACCTTGGACCCATATTGGGGGTGCATCAGTGGCATTTGCAACGAGGAAAGACATTGCAATATCTTCACAGTTCCTGGTATATCAAGTGAACAATTCAGCAAATAAAAAACAAGCTGCAATTACATAGTTGGGAAGGTAAAGTTTTGATATATAGAAAAGCAGCGAGTGATCAGAGATAGTCAAGAGGAAAACCTATTATGAGTCACATATTCTCTAATTGATGCTGGCATCTCATTCGTGTAGACACTGAAATACTTTTTGTGGAAGAAAGCTGCCTTTGAAAGTACCATGCTATATGTACCTGTCCACCACACAGACCACCACCCCGCATATCTAAATTTAATGCCACCACTTTCCTGCAAGAACATCAATAACTTGAAATATTAGAATTGAAGATGGAGGAATGCCAAGGACTTAGCCTTGCAAGTTCGCATAATAGTTAATCTACTCTCCGCATTGGCATTCTCTTGAAGGTTGGATCAACACATCAAGATATTTAATTCCTCAATCTATATCAAATCACTCAGAACAAGAAACAATggattaaaaaattcaaatcagGAAGACTTGGCTTTTTTTCCAAGGTAATTTTATCATATAATTTTTCAGATACTGGAAATTCAAATCTTAGGCACAAAATACGAAGATGAAAAGATATACCAGGGATGGTGAAAAACCagttgataaaaataaaaaaactaaaagcaTACCGATGAATCCAACCAATGTGCCCGAGGTACAAACCCAACCATTGTATCTGGAGCACTTTGCCAAACATCAAATGCAAATTCCACTGAAGAGCAAGGAAATATGACATCATCATCAATAGAAAAGACAGCATCTGTCTCCAAATCCTTAATTACTTTAAATCTATTATTCAGACTATCTTCCTTGTTGATATCAATCTTCAATTTCACTTGTCGCCTATCTATAGACTTGGACTGTAttgcatgaagaagaaatttTAAAAGATCATCTGAAGGAGGATCCGGTTCACTCCAAACTATATGTACCGATTCAAGTCGAGGGCAGGATGAATAATGTGCGATGGACTGCTTTAGGAGATCATATCTCTTCCATGTGTTCATTACAATAGAATATCCTTTTCTGTGGAGCATAAAATGAAATGAGTTTTCTGATTTTATAAGTGAAATACACTCAACATTCTTAGAGCGATTAAATCTAAAACGAAAAAAGATTTCCTTTAGCCACTCTTTTTTCTTGACGAAAAGAAATGAGAAGGAGGAAGACCTGATTTCTTAATTCTTATAGTCTTTATCCAGTTATTTACCAGGGTACTACACCAGAAAATAAGCAGATTCGACAATTTAAtaaaaatgctaaaatttacaATTTGGAAGGTGCAATCAACATTCTCAGTTCAAAGATTGATGTTCAGTCCCGTTGCACT
The genomic region above belongs to Arachis stenosperma cultivar V10309 chromosome 5, arast.V10309.gnm1.PFL2, whole genome shotgun sequence and contains:
- the LOC130982323 gene encoding glycosylinositol phosphorylceramide mannosyl transferase 1-like, encoding MMRGSWFLKRRPEQRFRLLAASAVKSARINLLLCCCIALVLIVLATTISTFVVFSDLPPSLPRSHASGKGYSIVMNTWKRYDLLKQSIAHYSSCPRLESVHIVWSEPDPPSDDLLKFLLHAIQSKSIDRRQVKLKIDINKEDSLNNRFKVIKDLETDAVFSIDDDVIFPCSSVEFAFDVWQSAPDTMVGFVPRAHWLDSSESGGIKFRYAGWWSVWWTGTYSMVLSKAAFFHKKYFSVYTNEMPASIREYVTHNRNCEDIAMSFLVANATDAPPIWVQGKIFEIGSTGISSLGGHSVRRTECVNRFTAVYGRMPLVSTSVKAVDSRNIWFW